One window of the Oceanicoccus sp. KOV_DT_Chl genome contains the following:
- a CDS encoding pyrimidine/purine nucleoside phosphorylase, which yields MLNINQYFDGQVASIAFQTETLPATVGVMAAGDYEFGTSQKETMTVISGALTVKLPGSEAWTTFSGGESFIVEANEKFQLKVAVETAYLCTYE from the coding sequence ATGCTTAATATCAATCAGTACTTCGATGGCCAAGTAGCCTCTATCGCCTTCCAAACTGAAACCTTACCTGCCACTGTGGGTGTAATGGCTGCAGGTGATTATGAATTTGGTACCAGCCAAAAAGAAACTATGACGGTTATCAGTGGTGCACTTACGGTTAAATTACCAGGAAGCGAAGCGTGGACAACATTTAGTGGTGGCGAGAGCTTTATTGTTGAAGCGAATGAAAAGTTTCAATTGAAAGTGGCGGTTGAGACGGCTTATCTTTGTACATATGAGTAA
- a CDS encoding TonB-dependent siderophore receptor: MKQFSKLMLVLSGTVIASSPTITTAQETANNDVIEEVMILGSRSAERSASDLPVPVDVFSAEEFSSVGGGADITDNLNALVPSYLAAPATGDGSSFVRPTSLRGMASDQTLVLVNGKRRHRSALVQLFAPAANNGSHGPDVGMIPSIALDKVEVLRDGASSQYGSDAIAGVINFGLKNADEGGSVQLRYGEHFEGESSWRFGANGGFSLGGKGFANLSFETNDNEALSRGNQRPDGQALIDAGVPGVGADAQYGEEPLIQTWGRPETSGTRFVLNTGYDINDTMTAYLFGNYAKTDGSTRFFYRGPEIDASDQNLQDALTAGATNLGREELAGYTPYFEGEQTDFSIVVGLKGDFGQDSNYDVSVSNGSNELDYTLRNSLNGDAPLIGTNAQRDFDPGAYEQEEFNVTVDLYTKLNESLGIAYGAEYREEEFTQIVGEEASYIGGGSSGFGGLTPENAGSSKRDNYAVYVDIEQEFSDAFMLQYALRYEDFSDFGDTINGKLAGRYTLTDRVTLRAAVSTGFHAPTPGQANLRSSTTTFDNMNNLIIVGLLPADDPEVIARGGAPLKEEEAVNLSMGITGQLGEATSITLDAYQVEVDDRIYRNEVAVDGISFYTNALDVKHSGIDLVLTSAHDWSGDVNTDFILAYGYGKVEVTGNKRINGVPVVSDDTVEDIENNYPQHKWTATANTSFSPVLNLLLRARYIGEHYDERGNISGTSSAGASKEIDGIVYVDLELSYDVTDELRLAVGGSNIFDEYPTEIKSEPGQANRNSVGLQYPRRSVQNYEGGSWYLQGTYTF, translated from the coding sequence ATGAAACAATTTTCTAAATTGATGCTGGTGCTGTCGGGTACCGTTATCGCATCAAGTCCAACAATTACTACTGCGCAGGAAACGGCAAATAACGATGTCATCGAGGAAGTGATGATACTGGGGTCTCGATCCGCTGAGCGTAGCGCTTCAGATTTGCCCGTACCCGTTGATGTCTTTAGTGCCGAAGAGTTCAGTTCTGTCGGTGGTGGCGCGGATATCACTGACAACTTGAATGCATTGGTGCCTTCATATTTAGCAGCACCTGCTACTGGTGATGGCAGCTCCTTTGTTCGACCTACCTCTTTACGCGGTATGGCCTCAGACCAGACCCTGGTATTGGTAAACGGCAAGCGTCGTCATCGTTCAGCGCTGGTGCAATTATTTGCGCCTGCAGCGAATAATGGTTCTCACGGACCCGATGTAGGGATGATCCCGAGTATCGCATTGGATAAAGTTGAAGTGTTACGAGATGGTGCTTCTTCCCAGTATGGTTCTGATGCTATTGCCGGGGTAATTAATTTCGGTTTAAAGAATGCCGATGAAGGTGGCTCGGTTCAGTTGCGTTACGGTGAGCATTTTGAGGGCGAGTCAAGCTGGCGGTTTGGTGCTAACGGTGGTTTCAGTTTAGGCGGTAAAGGTTTTGCTAACCTGTCATTTGAAACCAACGATAACGAAGCGTTGTCTCGTGGTAATCAACGCCCCGATGGTCAGGCTTTGATTGATGCGGGTGTTCCGGGTGTTGGTGCTGATGCGCAGTACGGCGAAGAGCCTTTGATTCAAACCTGGGGTCGTCCTGAAACGAGTGGCACACGGTTTGTATTGAATACTGGCTACGATATCAATGATACGATGACAGCTTATTTGTTTGGTAATTACGCTAAAACTGATGGCAGTACACGTTTCTTTTATCGTGGCCCAGAAATAGATGCTTCAGATCAAAACTTACAAGATGCTTTGACTGCAGGTGCAACAAATTTGGGCCGCGAAGAACTGGCCGGTTATACACCTTACTTTGAAGGTGAGCAGACCGACTTTAGTATTGTTGTGGGACTGAAGGGCGACTTTGGCCAGGATTCTAACTACGACGTTAGTGTCAGCAATGGGTCTAACGAGCTGGATTACACACTGAGAAACAGCTTGAATGGCGATGCCCCACTGATTGGAACCAATGCGCAAAGAGATTTTGATCCGGGTGCCTATGAGCAAGAAGAGTTCAATGTCACTGTGGATTTGTATACCAAACTCAATGAATCTTTGGGTATTGCCTATGGTGCTGAATACCGTGAAGAGGAGTTTACGCAAATTGTTGGTGAAGAGGCTTCTTATATTGGTGGCGGCTCTAGTGGCTTTGGCGGACTTACTCCAGAAAATGCAGGCTCGTCGAAGCGTGATAACTACGCTGTGTATGTGGATATTGAGCAAGAATTCAGCGACGCCTTTATGTTGCAGTATGCACTACGTTATGAAGACTTTTCTGATTTCGGTGACACTATCAACGGTAAGTTAGCGGGTCGTTATACCTTGACGGATCGGGTTACCTTGCGAGCAGCGGTTTCTACTGGTTTCCATGCGCCAACACCAGGGCAGGCAAATTTGAGAAGCAGTACCACTACTTTCGATAATATGAATAATCTTATTATTGTTGGTTTGTTGCCCGCTGATGACCCTGAAGTTATTGCTAGGGGGGGCGCGCCATTAAAAGAAGAGGAGGCGGTTAACTTGAGTATGGGTATAACCGGTCAGTTGGGAGAGGCTACATCGATTACATTGGATGCTTATCAGGTCGAAGTTGATGATCGGATTTATCGTAATGAGGTTGCAGTTGACGGCATTTCTTTTTATACCAATGCATTGGATGTGAAGCATTCGGGGATAGATTTGGTGCTGACGTCTGCTCATGACTGGAGTGGTGATGTTAATACTGACTTTATCTTAGCCTATGGCTACGGCAAAGTTGAAGTCACAGGAAATAAACGTATTAATGGTGTTCCTGTGGTTAGCGACGACACAGTTGAAGACATCGAAAATAATTACCCCCAGCATAAATGGACTGCTACAGCGAACACATCGTTTAGCCCAGTGTTAAATCTATTGCTGAGAGCCCGTTATATTGGTGAGCATTATGATGAGCGCGGTAATATTTCAGGTACTTCTTCTGCTGGTGCATCAAAAGAAATTGACGGTATTGTCTACGTTGATCTCGAATTGAGCTATGACGTTACTGATGAGCTCAGACTGGCCGTTGGTGGATCAAACATTTTTGATGAGTACCCCACTGAGATTAAAAGTGAGCCTGGTCAGGCCAACCGTAACAGTGTTGGTTTGCAGTACCCTCGTCGCAGTGTTCAAAACTACGAAGGTGGTTCTTGGTACTTGCAGGGAACTTATACTTTCTAA
- a CDS encoding pyridoxal phosphate-dependent aminotransferase yields the protein MPQPSVSYKINSNVASLKPSVTLAMNQQCQRMADNGEQVFRLGFGQSPFPVPALLVQSLREYAAEKSYLPVLGLPALRESICGYIVRTEGLHYSAEHVLVGPGTKELMFLLQSVIEAELLLPSPSWVSYAPQAHVLGRDVVWLQGNLADNLDGIPAAIENHCRNNPNKNRLLILNYPINPTGAAFSESQLQSIAAVARKYKILILSDEIYSGLHFSGEHISIARFYSEGVIISNGLSKWCGAGGWRLGAFVFPVELEPLVKAMSVLATETYSAVASPIQYAAVTAFNQSEEIIIYLADARKILKALMNYAYLRFIQAGMRVCPPQGGFYLFPILESDVVRLVVDDSVALCEKILAETGVAVLPGVAFGRPKEEFSMRVACVDFDGGRALAAVQGVDEVNEDFLRIYCDRTLLGIDCLCEWYEALC from the coding sequence ATGCCGCAGCCATCCGTCAGTTATAAAATAAACTCCAATGTGGCTAGCTTAAAGCCTTCAGTCACGTTGGCAATGAATCAGCAATGTCAGCGCATGGCTGATAATGGCGAACAGGTATTTCGTCTCGGCTTTGGTCAATCACCTTTTCCTGTGCCGGCATTGCTGGTGCAATCGCTGCGCGAATATGCTGCAGAGAAGTCCTATTTACCCGTACTGGGGCTGCCGGCTCTAAGAGAAAGTATTTGTGGTTATATAGTCAGAACTGAAGGCCTTCATTATTCAGCAGAGCATGTGTTGGTGGGGCCAGGCACAAAAGAGCTTATGTTTTTGTTGCAGTCAGTTATTGAGGCAGAATTATTATTGCCTTCGCCGAGTTGGGTTTCTTATGCGCCGCAGGCGCATGTGTTAGGGAGAGACGTCGTTTGGTTGCAGGGAAATTTGGCCGATAATCTTGATGGTATTCCTGCTGCGATAGAAAATCACTGTCGTAATAATCCAAATAAAAATCGATTGTTAATTTTAAATTATCCTATTAATCCCACGGGTGCAGCGTTTAGTGAATCACAATTACAATCGATAGCAGCGGTCGCACGTAAATATAAAATCCTTATTCTCTCCGATGAAATTTATAGTGGCTTACATTTTTCTGGTGAGCACATTTCTATCGCACGTTTTTATTCAGAAGGGGTAATTATTAGTAATGGTTTAAGTAAATGGTGTGGTGCTGGTGGGTGGCGTTTGGGTGCATTTGTTTTTCCTGTTGAGCTTGAGCCGCTAGTGAAGGCGATGTCAGTGTTGGCAACTGAAACCTATAGCGCAGTGGCTAGCCCTATTCAGTATGCTGCAGTAACAGCATTCAATCAAAGTGAAGAAATAATCATTTATCTTGCTGATGCGCGAAAGATTTTGAAAGCACTAATGAATTATGCTTATCTGCGATTTATTCAAGCTGGAATGAGAGTTTGCCCGCCGCAAGGAGGTTTTTATTTATTTCCAATATTGGAATCAGACGTTGTCAGATTAGTTGTTGATGATAGCGTAGCCTTGTGTGAAAAAATCTTAGCTGAAACAGGTGTTGCGGTTTTGCCAGGGGTGGCTTTTGGTCGGCCAAAAGAGGAGTTCTCAATGCGCGTGGCTTGTGTGGATTTTGATGGGGGGCGGGCGCTAGCAGCGGTGCAAGGTGTTGATGAAGTTAATGAGGATTTTCTTCGTATCTATTGCGATAGAACTTTGCTGGGTATTGATTGTTTGTGTGAGTGGTATGAAGCTTTATGTTAA
- a CDS encoding YchJ family protein produces MPTFNNCCHCDLPQPFEQCCEPIIKGLHTATTAEQLMRSRFSAFCTGNIDYLIASHHPSKRHANDQQELANTIALCEWLQLKIVRCNQGAVTDSHGEVEFIATYTQQGKLATLHENSRFVQEDNQWFYLDGDILESNHQFKPGRNDPCFCGSGKKFKKCCSDKSA; encoded by the coding sequence ATGCCTACTTTTAATAATTGTTGCCACTGCGACCTACCTCAACCCTTTGAGCAATGTTGCGAACCCATCATTAAGGGCCTGCACACCGCCACCACCGCCGAACAATTAATGCGCTCACGCTTCAGCGCCTTTTGTACGGGCAACATTGACTACCTAATTGCCAGTCACCATCCTTCAAAACGACACGCTAATGACCAGCAAGAATTGGCTAACACTATCGCCCTGTGCGAATGGCTGCAATTAAAAATTGTGCGCTGTAATCAAGGTGCCGTTACGGATAGTCATGGTGAAGTGGAGTTCATCGCTACTTACACCCAGCAGGGCAAACTGGCAACGCTGCACGAAAACTCCCGATTTGTACAAGAAGATAATCAATGGTTTTACCTGGATGGCGATATCCTCGAGAGCAATCACCAGTTCAAACCTGGCCGTAATGACCCCTGTTTTTGCGGCAGCGGTAAGAAATTCAAAAAATGCTGCAGCGACAAATCGGCTTAG
- a CDS encoding DEAD/DEAH box helicase, with protein MSSPEITRFTELALSAPVQKAIESVGYEQPSPIQAASIPHLLNGDDLLGVAQTGTGKTAAFALPLLSKIDLKQSSPQILVLAPTRELAIQVAEAFKTYASHMKGFHVLPIYGGQDMSGQLQKLKRGVHVVVGTPGRVMDHLRRKSLDLSALKSLVLDEADEMLRMGFIDDVEWILEHTPKERQVALFSATMPKPIRKVADNYLKNPKEVRIASDTTTSANIEQRVLIVNGFEAKLDAVTRILESDNFEAMIIFVRTKTATAELAEKLEARGYSASPINGDMNQATRERTINRLKNKQLDILVATDVAARGIDVERVSHVLNFDIPYDSEAYVHRIGRTGRAGRAGKAILFVAPRERRLLNAIEKATRQPILPMELPSGSEVSNKRIQNFKALLTETLETQKLDFFYEVLSEFSAEQDYSAEDIACALAYLLQKEKPLKVEDSPKQKAQRQRAKEQLQDRDSKPRAPRQQSNDENMTRYRIEVGRNDDVKPGNIVGAISSEAGIEGSLIGHIKLHDDFSTVDLPDGMPDDIIRHLQKVRVCNKPLLIKRDTGSADSGDSRRKPKSTRPGIKKTAAKKSNAAKPKPGKASSKKDSGKTKVKKRKKD; from the coding sequence ATGTCATCCCCTGAAATCACCAGATTTACCGAACTGGCGTTATCCGCACCCGTGCAAAAAGCCATTGAAAGCGTAGGTTACGAACAACCCTCGCCTATCCAGGCTGCCAGTATCCCCCACCTGCTAAACGGTGATGATTTATTGGGTGTGGCGCAAACGGGTACCGGTAAAACCGCCGCCTTTGCTTTACCGCTACTCAGCAAAATTGACCTCAAACAAAGCTCACCGCAAATATTAGTGCTAGCACCCACTCGCGAATTAGCCATTCAGGTCGCTGAAGCCTTTAAAACTTACGCCAGTCATATGAAGGGCTTCCATGTATTGCCCATCTACGGCGGTCAGGATATGAGTGGCCAGTTACAGAAATTAAAACGTGGCGTGCATGTGGTAGTCGGTACCCCCGGTCGCGTGATGGATCATCTGCGTCGTAAAAGCCTGGATCTTAGTGCGCTAAAAAGCCTGGTATTAGACGAAGCCGATGAAATGTTACGGATGGGATTTATCGATGACGTAGAATGGATTCTGGAGCACACACCTAAAGAACGGCAAGTGGCTTTATTCTCCGCCACTATGCCCAAGCCCATCCGCAAAGTGGCCGACAACTATCTTAAGAACCCCAAAGAAGTTCGTATTGCCAGCGATACCACCACCTCGGCCAATATCGAACAACGGGTACTCATCGTTAACGGTTTTGAAGCCAAACTCGATGCCGTCACGCGGATATTAGAGTCAGATAACTTTGAAGCGATGATCATCTTCGTTCGCACTAAAACCGCCACCGCAGAATTAGCCGAAAAATTAGAGGCGCGTGGGTATTCGGCCTCGCCAATAAATGGTGATATGAATCAGGCCACTCGCGAGCGCACCATCAATCGCCTCAAAAACAAACAGTTAGATATTTTAGTGGCTACTGACGTTGCCGCACGCGGTATTGACGTCGAGCGTGTAAGCCATGTTTTAAACTTTGATATTCCTTACGATAGCGAAGCTTACGTCCACCGCATTGGTCGCACTGGCCGTGCAGGACGCGCTGGTAAAGCCATCTTATTTGTGGCACCACGGGAGCGCCGCTTACTGAACGCGATTGAAAAAGCGACCCGTCAGCCGATCTTACCGATGGAGCTACCTAGCGGCAGCGAAGTTTCCAACAAGCGTATCCAAAACTTTAAAGCGTTGTTAACTGAAACACTGGAAACTCAAAAACTGGATTTTTTCTACGAAGTACTTTCCGAGTTTAGCGCCGAGCAGGATTACTCCGCCGAAGATATAGCTTGCGCCTTGGCCTATCTATTACAAAAAGAGAAGCCACTGAAGGTAGAAGACAGTCCGAAACAAAAAGCCCAGCGTCAACGCGCTAAAGAACAACTTCAGGACCGTGACTCCAAACCCAGAGCACCACGTCAACAGTCTAATGACGAAAATATGACCCGCTATCGAATAGAAGTAGGCCGAAATGACGACGTAAAACCTGGCAACATTGTTGGTGCTATCAGTAGTGAAGCCGGAATTGAAGGCAGTTTGATTGGGCATATCAAATTACATGATGATTTCAGCACCGTTGATTTACCCGATGGCATGCCTGACGATATAATTCGGCACCTACAAAAAGTCCGCGTCTGTAATAAACCGCTGTTAATCAAACGTGATACCGGCAGTGCTGATTCCGGAGACAGTCGCCGCAAGCCGAAAAGCACGAGACCAGGCATTAAAAAAACAGCAGCAAAAAAATCCAATGCAGCCAAGCCTAAGCCCGGAAAAGCCTCCAGCAAAAAAGACTCAGGTAAAACCAAAGTTAAAAAGCGTAAAAAAGACTAA